The Pseudonocardia broussonetiae DNA segment GTCCGGGTCGCGCCGCGCCGTCGTGGTGATGTTGTGGGAGTTCGAGCCCGCGTCCGGCTCGGTGATCGCGAACGACACCTTCGCGCTGCCGTCGGCGAAGCGGGGGAGCCAGCGCTCCTTCTGGTCGACGGTGCCGCTGGTGGCGATCACCGTCGCCGCGATGGCCGGGGAGACGACGATGAGCAGCAGCGGGCAGCCCGCGGCCGCGATCTCCTCGGCGACGATCGCCAGCTCCACCATCCCCGCGCCGCCGCCGCCGTACTCGGCGGGGACGGCCACGCCGAGGTAGCCGTTGTCGCCGGCCTCCTTCCACAGCTCGGTGGTCTTGCCGCCGGTGCGGGCCTTCTCCACGAGGTAGTCGTGGCCGTACTTCGACGCCATCGAGGCGACGGACCTCCGCAGCAGCTGCTGCTCGTCGGTCTCGCGCAGGTCCATCTCGTGCCTCCAGGCGTCGGTCGGTGCCGTACGCGCGTTTCTACCGCAGACGCAGCTACCTCAGGCGCAGCAGCAGGTAGGCCGCGAGCGTCTGGGCGTCGACGATCTCCCCGTCGCGCACCCGCCGCTCGAACTCCGCCGTCGTGCACCACTCCGCCCGCATGTCCTGCTCCTGGTGCTCCCGGCTCGGCGGGCCCTCGGTCAGCTCGGTCGCCAGGAACACGTGCTCGCGCTGGCTCGACATGCCCGGCGCGATGTCCAGGCGCCCCAGGAGCTCCATCCGCCCGGCGACGAGCCCGGTCTCCTCGGCCAGCTCGCGCGCGGCCAGCTCGGCGGGGTCGATCTCGGCGCGCTCGGGCGCGGTGCCCATCGGGAACTCCCAGCGCCGCTCGCCGACCGGGTAGCGGAACTGCTCGACGAGGTGCAGGCGGTCGCCGTCGAGCGGGATCACGACGGCCGCCGTGGGCTTGTCGACGACGCCGAAGATGCCGTCGGAGCCGTCGGGGCGGCGGATCGCGTCCTCGCGGACGGTCATCCAGCTGTTCGCGTAGACCTGGCGGGTGCTGATCGTCTCCACCGGGGCAG contains these protein-coding regions:
- a CDS encoding NUDIX domain-containing protein, translating into MTVREDAIRRPDGSDGIFGVVDKPTAAVVIPLDGDRLHLVEQFRYPVGERRWEFPMGTAPERAEIDPAELAARELAEETGLVAGRMELLGRLDIAPGMSSQREHVFLATELTEGPPSREHQEQDMRAEWCTTAEFERRVRDGEIVDAQTLAAYLLLRLR